ccaatataccacgtctAACGGCTGTGTTGGGGATATGGAAGGGGAATACTGTAATATTTACTATAGTTTAAAAAACAGTCTTGTTACTAGAAGACCTTTGCTTGTGAGAGATTGTGAAAAGTAAGCTGGCTTTCTACAGCAAAAATACATGTTACAAACTGATTCAATATGTGATTTGTTTCCATTATTAGTAGCAGGATATGGTTAACTTGGAGTAAGCCAATGATACCTTCTATGATCACACACAGCGTTAGTAACCACAACAATTGCACATTGTTACACTGACCAGTAGAGTTGGTGTAACAATCCCTTTCTGCTCCAGGTTTGACCATTGCCCTGTTGTTTTGTCTTACAACAGGTCACATGACTCTGAAGACTCTATTGACGGCAACACACCGTCAGATGGTTTGGACAGCCTACACATTGGTTCAACACCAACAACACATTTCAGGTTAAAGGTACAGTCCACATCCCCTGTCGGAGTCAGACCCTCAATGAAACCTGGAGCCAGGGTCAGGACTACCAAGGGTCAAAATATTAAAGGTGCTCTCCTCTCCAATTCAACCAAACCAACAGAGCCACCTTTCATTGGAGACAGTTACTACAGCGAAGTCGCCCCACCTCAAACCGTGAGTTGAAGTTCCCCTTTCTGAGCTGTTCCTGTTCTTTCACTTGATCTGCTTGGTGTGATTGTGGCCTACTTTAGAGACCTTAAAAGGGGTTGGAGGAAGTGCTGAGGGTTGCACTTTCAGTCGTATGGGTGGCTATGCATGAGGACACTGTCAAAATAATGCCCCACACTGCTGTAATTAGGAAAATGGATACTCAGTCAGATTACATGGTTGATACTCGAGGAAACAAACAGATTATACAACCCAAAACGTAATTCATACAGCTATTTGATACGCTTTGGGCCTCTCCATGTTACATTGTGTGGAAATAGGCCAGTTGTATTGTCACGTCTTTATATACTACAATCTGCGTGGTACAATTATACCACTAGTTCACTGTTCATCAGCCTTGAAGCTGATGTTAATGGAATGATTTCATATTCTACAAGGACGTTAGGTGTACGTGCGTGGGCGGGCGTGTGTGTGAGTGGATTCATTTCCAGTAAATAACGGGTGGTGTTCTTTTTTGCCCACGTACCATGACAGGATATGAAGTCATATTACACATTCTCCCAGACTGTTTTCTTTGCTCTAACAGCTTTGTGTCAACTCCATAGAACAGTGTTGTAGCGTCATCCCATAAGCTAACAAGAAAAAGACGGACAAAATAAAGTTGTTACTCAAGACTTTCTTATAACATTGAACATTTCATATGAACCATTGCTGAGGTTTAAAAGCAAAACAGTCACTTCAGTTCCAGGATGTCTGCTTCCATTGATTACTGTTATTTGTCTTAATGTGGTCATAAAATGATGGTTGCAAAAGAGAGGAACTACTGGTGTTCTCTATATGGTGTTTTCTCTAAGAGTGTTTGTTTATGGTGTCTGGCAGAAGACCGATCCACCCGTACGGACAGACAGCAGACGATAAAGGAATGCCATATGGTTCAGTTCCATCGCCAACACTCTGCTGCCCGTGCACATCCTACTTGACTCCAAAGACTCCATAACGCATGTCATAAGTTACTTGACAAAATAAATGATGCAATTAACTGAATTAAAATGAGTTATTGCTGACATTTTAATTAGATAATTGTAGTGGAATGTTTTTGTTATTGAGAACAAACAGAGGGTTTGGGGATGATACAGTGAGGTTGCATCCCAAAAtatcactctattccctacatagtgcactacttttgactagagccatATGTATATagcaaatagggtgccatttagaatGTAGTCAATGAGTTTTCCACGTGTTCTTCATAAACGCTATGTCTCTCCCCAAGAATTATAATTCTCCACATCCCTCTAGTCGTAATGCAGCTCTTCCACTGTAGAACGTTAAATTACAAGATACAGTTAATTACTTCCATTGAGAGTCATACAATTTATGCTGTTGCAAAGTCTGTCAACTGGAAAAAATATTGCTGGTGCTGTTATGTGCTGCTATGTAATGATAACCATGAATTTGAGTTGTGACTGTGTTTTGGTGTTGTGTCCCTTACTATAAAACTAAAACACAAGAAGTGTATAGTCTCACAGTAGGAATGCAGATTTAGgttcagtttagccttttagatcataatgcatcagattacatggacgGGTTTAAAGATGGTGTGAGATGGACTCATAATGGATTcaaccctggggcggcagggtagcctagtggttagagtgttggactagtaaccggaaggttgcgagttcaaacccccgagctgacaaggtacaaatctgttgttctgcccctgaacaggcagttaacccactgtcattgaaaataagaatttgttcttaactgacttacctggttaaataaaggtaaaataaaataaaaatgaacaggAACTTTCAGAGTCTTCAATAAGAAGACTGTTTTTCCCCCCTGCAGGACTGTCCAAATAGTATTCGTAGCAGGGTTACCCTGACAGACTTTGGGGTGAGGTATCTGGGCAGGATCCCTGTCCTCCAGTGGGCCAAGCATGCCACTCCAGAACAGTACCAGCGCCTCCAAGTGTACCCAGGGGCTCACGGCTGGGGAAACCTTGACATTGACAGTAAGTGCTTTCAATACATTGTTGACATGTGACCGTTGTTTCAATGCATTACTTCACACCAATGCTTGGACAAGTCATGTTAATATTAATAGTTACAGCAACGACTACAAATAATATAGTTACACAACATTGGCTACAgtaagacagacagtcagacagttgGCGTTAATGTGGGTGACTAACACACAACGTGGCCATTGTCTAACTGCAGTGCCTTTTGCTCCATGGCCTACACAATAAAGATTGTACATGGGTTCAGAGATAGGACATTACAACCCTTTATGGTCAGTCAATAGGACATCTGTAACATCAaatgtatcagaaatacagtgtagacgttgttaatgttgtaaatgactgttgtagctggaaacggctgatttattttatggaatatatacataggcgtacagaggcccattatcagcaaccatcacattgtgttagctaatccaagtttataattttaaaggctaattgatccttagaaaacccttttgcaattatgttagcacagctgaaaactgttgttctgattaaagaagcaataaacatggccttctttagactagttgagtatctggagcatcagcatttgtgggttcgattacaggctcacaATGGTCAGAAacattcttctgaaactcgtcagtctattcttgttctgagaaattaaggctattccatgtgagaaaatgccaagaaactgaagatgtcGTGCAAAGCTGTGTACTACTCACTTCACAGAACATTGCAAACAggctttaaccagaatagaaagaggagcgggaggccccggtgcacaactgagcaagtacattagtgtctagtttgagaaacagacacctcacaagtcctcaactggcagcttcattaaatagtacccacaaaacaccaatctcaacatcaacagtgaagaggcgactctgggatgctggccttctaggcagagttcttctgtccagtgtctgtgttcttttcccCATCTTCGTCTTTTCTTttaattggccagtctgagagatggatttttctttgcaactctgcccctagaaggccagcattccagagtcgcctcctcactgttgacgtagagactggtgttttgtgggtactatttaatgaagctgccagttgaggacttgtgaggcgtctgtttctgtttcttgtGAGGCGTCTGTACATGCAAATCTCTTAGCTCAGATCTAGAAGAGTAAATGATGGAATTGTTCCACTGTGTTCACCCCATAGACTGTACAAATAAAGATTTACCCACACTGTGCCTCAGGCCCCATCTGGTGTTTCGCAGCTATTGGGAGAACAAGACACGTTCAGTTGAGTGTGTAAGAATCGTCCATTGGGTGATTTGCATTAGGTAAAGATCTTTGGCAGAGATCCATAGATTGGCTCCCTTtatgaatatatttttttattacttTGGAATGCATTTATTGCTGTGAGCAAGGCTTTTTATTTGGGACTGTGTGGGGATTAAACCTGCCAATAATTCTAAAATGATTCTCAGAGGTCTTTGTAGAAAATgaaaattaaatgtttttttttcttttgttGTGCAAACAGCTCTGGTGTCGACCCTGTCTGTTCTCAACACATCAGCCAACTGGCACATGTTTGATGACTGGGATCGTCGTAGCAACGGCTCGCAGTGTGTCTGCTGTGCTGTCGTGGGCAACGGAGGGATTCTGAAGGATTCTAAGAAGGGCCGGGAGATTGACCAACATGACTATGTCTTCAGGTGAGAGACGCCTTTTTCGACCTTGTTTAGTCTTGACTTCCTCAATAGCCTATGAACGAGGTTAGACCATCTTAGGTTTTTAAAACTTTTCATTCTACAGGTTCCTTGTAATGAGCATTACCACATTAATGTGACAGTTGGCATTTTGTCAATCAGGATGGTCCATTCAAGGGCTCCTCAAGAGTCTGTAGATTACAATGAGGCATGTATCTGGTTGCTGTGGTTACCAAAGGGTCTAAGTGGTCATTTATTTTCCAATGGTTATTTACAGTGTTCATGTTCATTCATGCTACTGTTCTAATTGGTTATTGACAATTTTCCTGTGTTCTAATTGGTCATTGACAGTGTTCTGTTCCGTACCTCTGTTGTGATTCCAGGACCAACGGAGCTGTGATTAAGGGCTTTGAGCAGGATGTGGGCTCTAGAACATCCCTCTACACGTTCTCCACCAACACCCTCCGTAACTCCATGAAGAGCTATGCCGGAGCAGGCTACAGAGGACCCCCGCTCTCTGAGGTGAGACCTTACATGATGTTGATGGTTCACGATCAAATTGACTCACTGGGAATAAACATTGTTTGTGGAATAAAATGTATTAATTCACTTATTAATCCATCCATTATTTTCATTCATTCAAAAACAAAACTCTTTATAATCTGATTGTATTCACCCCTCCCCCCCAGGAGACTAGGTATGTCTTCCTGCCAGACCATGACAGAGATTACCTGCTGATGAAAGCAGCCGCCACACACACTCCAgtagagagagggccagagaagAGCAAAACGTAAGAGGTGGCATGGGTTCGCATCCATGGAGACAGTTTTGATTTCCTTCCCCACACAGCATCCATGTGGACTGCCACTGTAATTGAACATCCTCAATGTCCCCCAACTATTCCTTCTTTATTTACAAATGTGTCTTGTATACCGTTAGCCATATTGATATATCTTTGTGCAGCTTGTGAATAGAGGcctttattatttttttctacCTCAGGCCACCCACATACTTTGGAAAAAATGTGAGTGTAGAAAAGTTCAAGATGTACCATCCAGATTTCATACGTTACATCAGAAACAGGTGAGTAAAAAAGGGGATCTCTTTGCAAGagacatctcagtgcaagagacatcactacagtcccttgttcaaatccagactgtatcacatccggctgtgattgggagtcccatagggtggtgcacaattggcccagtgtcatccgggtttggccggcgtaggccgtcattgtaaataagaatttgttcttaactgacttgcctacttaaataataATCTTTAAGATAGTTGTTGTTGTGACTCATCAGAATCACACCAGAGctctgattacacacacctggacaTATAATCTCCTTTTGAAATGTGAAACTCAAGTGTTTTGGGTGGCTAGACCAAGCACTCTTCTCACAATGGCTAAATAGGGTCATCTGATGAGGTGGTTCAAAATATATATGAAACTAACTCACCATGCGTGTCGTGTGCCAGTGCCATGTAATTCAAATGATATCTAAATGAATGAACCGTATCAGGCTTCCATCAGGATATAGTGTGACTCTGTTTCGGTGGATACTGAAAATGATAAGTGTTGTATATCGTTATCTGTCCTCACAACAAGGAAAAGGTGGTAGCTCGGAGTGGTCTGTCCAACACCTTTTCTCCAACAAGGGCATTTTAGGATAGCataggatcaaatcaaatgtatttatatagcccttcgtacatcagctgatatctcaaagtgctatacagaaacccagcctaaaaccccaaacggcaagcaatgcaggtgtagaagcacggtggctgggaaaaactccctaaaaagACAAAAAAcctgggaagaaacctagagaggaaccagactatgtggggtggccagtcctcttctggctgtgccgggtggagattataacagaacatggccgagatgttcaaatgttcataaatgaccagcatggtcaaataatgaTAATCACAGGccgaacagttgaaactggagcagcagcacggccaggtggactggggacagtaaggagtcatcatgtcaggtagtcctgaggcgtggtcctagggttcaggtcctccgagagagagaaagaaagagagaaagagagaattagagagagcgtacttacattcacacaggacaccggataggacaggagaagtactacagatataacaaactgtccctagccccccgacacataaactactgcagcataaatactggaggctgagacaggaggggtcaggagacattgtggccccatccgatgacaccccctaacagggccaaacaggaaggatataaccccacccactttgtcaaagcacagcccccacaccactagatcaACTTTATTGTACCTGAGAATATTTTCTCTGACACTATTTTAATATTTAATTTGAAGTAAATATGTGCACCTGCAGTGTGGTTGTTAAATGGTTTTTATGTTCTGTGTAGGTTCCTCCGAGGCCATGCCATGCAGACCAAATACAAAAACATATACCGTCCATCAACAGGTGCTGTGATGCTGCTGGCTGCTATGCACACCTGTGACCAGGTACAGTATGAGCTACCACAGCCACTAAACAGTAATTACAAATCTTCATATTTGAACAAGACAAGACCGTTTATGACCACTGACTGTAAAAGCACAAGTTAAACTGTAACTGCAACACGTTGTATTAGTTAATTACGACCATGTACAGTAAAAGGGCTCCCGATTGGGACAGCAgtctaagccactgcatctcagggctagaggagtcactacagaccctggtctgattccaggctgtatcagaaccggccgtgattgggagtcccatagggtggcgcataATTGttccagcgtcatccgggttagggtttggcgggtagttggccgtcattgtaaataataatttgttattaactgacttacctagttaaataaaacatcttaaaGCACAAGGTAAACCGTAACGTTGTATTAGTTAGTTACGACCATGTACAGTAAAAGCTGTAGTGTACAGTAAAATATGTAGTTTACAGTAAAAGCTGTAGTGTACAGTAAAATATGTAGTGTACAGTAAAAGCTGTAGTGTACAGTAAAATATGTAGTTTACAGTAAAAGCTGTAGTGTACAGTAAAATATGTAGTGTACAGTAAAAGCTGTAGTGTACAGTAAAATATGTAGTTTACAGTAAAAGCTGTAGTGTACAGTAAAATATGTAGTGTACAGTAAAATATGTAGTGTACAGTAAAGTATGTAGTGTACAGTAAAAGCTGTAGTGTACAGTAAAAtatgtagtgtactgtaaaaGCTGAGTAAACTCTGATTGCCAGTCACGGTGAAAAAAAGTTAAACTCCCTTTACTGTCAATGGATTTTTCTGTAAAAGATGGGTAAACTGTTTGGCAAAATAAAAAGGTGGATAAACTGCTtttttaccctccactacaccgtTGATTACGACTCCCTGGACATGACTGCACTTGCCTTACGGATTGACAGTAGTTACTCTGGCCCTGATAGCCTTCGATTAGACATGCAGCATGCCGTTCAGATCCCTAATGAAAGCAAAGGTCCATAAGGTAATCATTGTGCTTGAGTTGTGAAACACTTGACAACAAGACGGTGACTGCACCAACTAACCCAtcccccccttttcctctctctctctgtctctctctctctcgctctctgtctgtgtgcatgtTAAAAACAGGTGAGCGCATATGGCTTCATGACTCCAGACTATAAAAACTACTCTGACCACTACTATGACAGCAGATATCACCCTGTGGGTTTCTTCATCAACCATGACCTGAAGATGGAGATGACACTGTGGCAGCAGCTCCACCAGGCAGGACTCATCACGCTCTACATGCACCAGTGATCTCAGGAACTAACTCACCCCAGGTCACTATGGCAACGACCACATTAATGACATACGTCTATGGTAATGACTCCGTCTCCACCACTGGCTCCCAAGGTTTGCCAACCCCCAGTAAACTAACTTAGTGTTAGTTGCAACTACAAGATTTATAGAAAAATTACTCCACGTCTGACTTCGTCATTGCCTGCCATGTTGGAGGTTAGCCAATACTTCTGAGAAAATGGTCTCCATGGAGATGGGCTTAGCCTATCCTCTTGAGAAGTCTCTAAAAGGGTGGAGGCAGGTtgccagtcatagactgttgctGACACTTGCTGAGTTACCAGGAAAACTGACAGATTCTTTTCATTCTGGGAAAAGATTGTTTTAGACTGTGCAGCTGAAGATTTTATCAATGGCCCTGATTTTGGACATATTTGACCAAATAATATTTATTAgccttttaatttttttaatgtttaatattacccccttttctccccaattccgtggtatccaattgttagtagtttctatcttgtctcatcgctataactcccatacgggctcgggagagatgaaggtcgaaagccatgcgttctccaaaacacaacccaaccaagccgcactgcttcttaacacagcccTCATCCAACCCGGGAGCCAGCCGCATccatgtgtcggaggaaacactgtgcacctcgCAACCTGGTTCGTGTGCACTACACCCATCCCGCCACAGGAGTAGAGACAAGGAAATCCCTACCGTCCAAACTCTccttaacccagacgacgctaggccaattttgcgtcgccccacggacctcccgggttgcggccagctgcgacagagcctgggtgcgaacccagagtctctggtggaacagccctagaccactgcgccacccgcgAGGCCCCTTTTTATTAGCCTTTTTATACTATTTTAAGACCTTTTTTAGTATTTTTAAACCATTTCAGACAATCAGCTTTTGTGGGTTTTAGTCAGACATATGTttcaaagatcatacccccaagacatgctaacctcccctgttattggtaatggttaGAGGTtagatcatacccccaagacatgctaacctcttctgttattggtaatggtgagaggtcagcatgtatGATCTGTGACCCTCCCTCTacctttctcactcatcattattcacaattcattcaggattttctgtaatcatggtagcatccacatgaatgtagaagtgtttagaaacatatgctattcttatttataataaaagtgactcTATTGGGcgcaaaataatctgaaacactaCCAAactaactgcaaatgcatccaacaagtttgtagagtcacaagcttgatgtcgtCATGggaacaaatattaaacttttaCCACTTTATTTATAAGAATCTTTAGGGTTGTCAATAATTTTTACCACTACCTTTTTGAGAGATAAAaaagtattacttgttaaacaaaatctgaGCAAttgtaaatataaaatataattccCCCATTTTTTTGCATTCATTATAGATCcgtattttaattatttattttacacaGTTGTTATTGCTCATCTTTTTTTAAGGGTGTCAGTAATTTCGGACCCCACTGTATGTTGACAAGAGATAGGGCTGTTACTGCTGGGCGGGCCACCTACTTAAAataccctctaccctccctcactGCCCTAAATTCTTTCGCGCAGCA
This genomic interval from Oncorhynchus keta strain PuntledgeMale-10-30-2019 chromosome 2, Oket_V2, whole genome shotgun sequence contains the following:
- the st6galnac gene encoding alpha-N-acetylgalactosaminide alpha-2,6-sialyltransferase 2, which produces MGLKRRMGLCFLGVISLLVIYILCLSLEITVPWRMVNLNLSHFPGLGYTQEPNRSHDSEDSIDGNTPSDGLDSLHIGSTPTTHFRLKVQSTSPVGVRPSMKPGARVRTTKGQNIKGALLSNSTKPTEPPFIGDSYYSEVAPPQTDCPNSIRSRVTLTDFGVRYLGRIPVLQWAKHATPEQYQRLQVYPGAHGWGNLDIDTLVSTLSVLNTSANWHMFDDWDRRSNGSQCVCCAVVGNGGILKDSKKGREIDQHDYVFRTNGAVIKGFEQDVGSRTSLYTFSTNTLRNSMKSYAGAGYRGPPLSEETRYVFLPDHDRDYLLMKAAATHTPVERGPEKSKTPPTYFGKNVSVEKFKMYHPDFIRYIRNRFLRGHAMQTKYKNIYRPSTGAVMLLAAMHTCDQVSAYGFMTPDYKNYSDHYYDSRYHPVGFFINHDLKMEMTLWQQLHQAGLITLYMHQ